Sequence from the Nilaparvata lugens isolate BPH chromosome 10, ASM1435652v1, whole genome shotgun sequence genome:
cttaagCCGTTAATGGACCTTAAGactaatttattatgaatgataGTTTTTTTTTACTCACGGAAAAGGTGACAAGCAGTTTTACCCCATCCTCCACGTAAAACTGCTGAATGTGCAAAACTGGCCACAGCAGAACACAGAGAAAAACATATGATACACCATCCATTCAGAGTCCTCAGCTGAGGAAGCAGCAGGTACACCATTAAAACTACCGAGAAAAAAATCCCATTTATAATAAAGAAGAGCCTATTCAAAACATAGTCCTCTGGGTCGGACGGATCCAAGTAGGATACGAACCCGTAATTTGTCAGATTATTTTCTTTGCGGTACATTTTTGTCGTTTTCCAACAAACTACAGCCATACGATAATATTTGTCGTTGTCTccaacaacattatcaatacaGTAGTCGAGAATCGGTTTGTGGTtgagaaaaacatgttttccacGTTTTTTCTCTGTAACTTTTAGGCTGCCGTTGTAGTTGTCAATGAAGAAACCCAAGGTGTTTTCGAACGATTTGACAGTAAACCTCTCTCCTTTACGACAAGGGATGCCTTGGGGTACAACGAGGTTATCGGCAAGCTCAACAGTTTTATCAACCAAGTTTTCAGAATACAACGAGTCTATAGAGGGGTTgaattgagaataattattagcaTTACTCTCGTTTAGAGACACTCGGATACAAGTAATATTTGGCGCCAACACTTGATTCACTTCACAACATTTCGTGAAGCACCCAAACAAAACtccatttttatttcttctGCCACAATTTTTGTAGAGAAGTGAGTCGATTTCACGTCTGTTATACGAGAGATAAGATGGTATGAAGCTGatatcattatatttatcatcTGTTGGAACTGATTTCATCGATCCACCTTTGAAAATGTCCTCAAGGTTTGAAACATTCCATGCTACCACATTATCTGTGGAGTTGGCTCTCAAATCTTTCTCGATTGAAGttgtattttgtaattgatttgtACTTGAATTTCCATGGTTTTCAATAACTTTCCCATCtttatttaacaatttttttgatCAGTAGAGTTTCCCTCGTTTTTCCCTTCAGATATCTTCTCCACTTTTACAGGATTTGAAACTTTTGTTTCCACATGATGAGCAGGCCCACGTTTGACCCTCACAAGTTCTACAGAATTTGTGTAATTTTCTTCCACAGAATCTAACTGTTTTAACCTCACTTGTTTCGTAGAGGATGTAGGTTTATTCTCTGTATTTTCTCTATCATCTTTCCCCACATGTTCcatattcttcttattattccCTACATGATCTAACCAACCTGACCCCACATGTTCCATAGAATTTTTGTCTTTATTCCCCACATTCTGTTCCACATTATCTAGCTCCACATGTTTCACTGGATTTGTAGTTATATTGTTACCCACATTTCTCCCCATATGTTCCAATTTATGTTCCATATAATTTTCTACTTTATTCCCCACATTATCTAGCTCCACATGTTTCACTGGGTTTATAGTCATAATGTTACTCACATTTCTCCCCACATGTTCGAATTCATGTTCCATATAATTTTCTACTATATTCCCCACATTTCCTTTCAAATTATATAGCTCCATAGTTATATTGTTACCCACATTTCTCCCCACTTGGTCCATATAATTTTCTACTTTATTCCCAAAATTTAGTTTCACATTATATAGCTCCATATGCTCCACTAGATTTGTAGTTATATTGTTACCCACATTTTTCCCCACAtgtttcatataattttctactTTATTCCCCACATTTTGTTCCATATTATATAGCTCCTCATGTTCAACTGGATTTGTAGTTATATTTTCACCCACATTTTTCTCCACATGTTCCAATTCATGTTCCATATAATTTTCCACTTTATTTCCTACATTTTGTTCCATATTATATAGCTCCTCATGCTCCACTGGATTTGTAGTTATATTGTTACCCACATTTTTCCCCACATGTTTCGTATAATTTTCTACTTTATTCCCCACATTCTGTTTCACATAATATAGCTTCGCATGCTCCACTAGATTTGTAGTTATATTGTTACCCATATTTTTCCCCACATGTTCCAATTGATCTTCTGCCACATTCTTCACAGCACTATTACCTACCTTACCACccaattgattcaaataatcttctatcacaCGTACTGTACTGTTTTCAATCACATTTTGTTCATTTTCACCCACATGATCAAACTTTTGATTCTCCACAAATCTTCCACCTCTATCATTTTGATTCCCCACAGATTTACCACCTCTATCACTCACACTTTCCCCCACATTATTCTCCCAGTTTTCACCCACATTCCCCGTTGAATTTCCACGAAGATTTCCCGTAGAATTTTCTTTCAACTCGATAGAAATCACTGAAACACAGCTGAGCATTGAGACAAGAAATGCTGCACGTTGGATAATCATCATACACACGAGACTCAGATTGGAATGAGTTTGTCACGTTGAAAGCCTGCTTCTGGGTTCCAGTTTCCCGCCTAAACAGTGATGCCAACCTAACGCAGTTTCATTAACTTTATTAGTCGCTTCAACACCCTTCTGTTATCGCTGAGTTTCTCTCTCCTTATCGCTACTCCTCTTTGTTTATTCCTTATCTTATTTCCTTTCTCTGTTTAACCATATTGCTATAATCAtacagaaaacaataattatatgtaTTGGAGCTTTTTATAGACATTGTTTAGTCTCTGCTATAATATTCTCGATATCATGTTGTCTCCACTCTCCtcttatttttcatcttctcccATTCACCTCTttttcctgcttcttcttcttccttcttcttcttcttcttcttcttctcctccacctcctcctcctcctcctcctcctcctcatcctcttatTCTACTATCTTAATAATATCACATCTATCTCTCTTCCTCCATTATCTGCCCTTCCAGGCCAcaatctcattttctctctctctctctatctctcaacTTGTTCAACTCACAACATTATCTCTTCTCCACTCCCACTCAcaaacactctctctctcacacacactccctcacccactctctctctatctgtcTCTCGACCTCTCTatgtcactctctctcacatctGCTCACTCTTGTCTCTCCAATACAACATCTTTCTCcaataaattttttgttcttacaatattattctttctcctcCGTCCTCCCTCATATATCTCCATATGTCTATATATATCACTCTATCTCTCCATCTCTATATGTCATATATcactatatctctctctcaaatccttctctccttctttaTCAGCAATCCTTTTCTCTCCCAAATGACAGACTAGTTCCAGAGTTTATAATAGAGGCTAATAGCACACTGCACTGCACTTCGTATGACCTTGATagcgataataattattgtcatttcTTCATTACTTTCATAGCAGACTTCTGTTTTGCATGATATAGCACTCATTTAATAGGTCCCTCTAGAGTTGAGACTTCCATGTTTACAGATCTGCGTTCAATTGAATTGTCTGGCTTTCAAATGACACgcatttaaatgtttaattcattttttatcgtCCAACTGATGGTTGactctatagtaaggtccacgttatattggcagtggaTAGAAACgcgttaccgattctctgccttgtcactgccttaaGAGTTGAGACTTCCATGTTTACAGATCTTCGTTAAATTGAATTGTCTGGCTTTCAAATGACACgcatttaaatgtttaattcattttttatcgtCCAACTGATGGTTGTctcaatagtgaggtccacgttatattggcagtggaTATAGATTGGAGAGCCGATTCtttgccttgtcactgccttaaGAGTTGAGACTTCCATGTTTACAGATCTGCGTTCAATTGAATTGTCTGGCTTTCAAATGACACgcatttaaatgtttaattcattttttatcgtCCAACTGATGGTTGactctatagtaaggtccacgttatattggcagtggaTAGAAACgcgttaccgattctctgccttgtcactgccttaaGAGTTGAGACTTCCATGTTTACAGATCTGCGTTCAATTGAATTGTCTGGCTTTCAAATGACACgcatttaaatgtttaattcattttttatcgtCCAACTGATGGTTGTctcaatagtgaggtccacgttatattggcagtggaTATAGATTGGAGAGCCGATTCtttgccttgtcactgccttaaGAGTTGAGACTTCCATGTTTACAGATCTGCGTTCAATTGAATTGTCTGGCTTTCAAATGACACgcatttaaatgtttaattcattttttatcgtCCAACTGATGGTTGTctcaatagtgaggtccacgttatattggcagtggaTATAGATTGGAGAGCCGATTCtttgccttgtcactgccttaaGAGTTGAGACTTCCATGTTTACAGATCTGCGTTCAATTGAATTGTCTGGCTTTCAAATGACACgcatttaaatgtttaattcattttttatcgtCCAACTGATGGTTGTctcaatagtgaggtccacgttattttGGCAGTGgatagaacagcgttgccaattctctgccttgtcactgccttctaggCTTAGGATCATTTTCTCGGAAAAAGTTGAACTCAAGTTTAAGCCATCAGCTGACTCAATTGAAACACATCATGAATGCCACAATACATCGACTAAATGAGTCTAATAGTCAAATCAACTTCAGAGTAATCGATCAAACGAAGAAATGTCAGCCCGGATGTTTAAACCCCGAATGAAATACATTATGGTAGATGCAACCTTATCTACAAGtaaaacgtggtttagcgttcaACGTAGAAGGGGCCTAATCAGCCCTTGTGCTCCATTAGGGTTTTattaagaacttgacaaactgaaaacttgatctaccgaaatcttgaagaattcaacaTAGGCCTTTAATCATCCTAGGTAAactaagaatctatatgcaaattttcaagttaatcagttgagtagttcagacgcgTAATCCGTTTTGAGTAGTGATGATGCGTAATCCGTGAAATTTTTTTCCCGtgcgtgtataagccaatcctttcctttattatacagagtgacacagaataacgggaactttttaaaacgccataaaacattagtgggaggggcaaaaatgatttcatTGAACTAATGTAAATTTCAAGACTTgctatttgagaattattaatctatcactttttgacagtTACTTCTTTAAAATGGCTTCCTCCTgtacgaatacactcttgaaatctgtgttgagattcctgaactattgctgcaacatttcagctgggatattgttaatttcattttgaattgtctgttgtgattcaaccacagttattggtcaagttgttaaaaattttgatttgagatagctccacaaacagaaaatcgcaggtggacagatcatgggaccaggaaacgcagatgttgcagcgatcaatgaggaatcgtcaacacagatttcaagagtgtattcgttcaggaggaagccatcttgaagaagtaattgtcaaaaagtgatagatgttattaataattctcaattgGCAAGACTTGGACTTTACATTAgttcaataatagttatttgtatatctaaagtgaaaagtacaactttttctccctgtgggaaaaagtttgaagctcgaggcgaagccgagggcagcaattttcctgagggagaaaaagtatttttcgctcgtgatgtacacaacatttttccttcatctacatttttttatagaaactgcaaataaaatcattctaataacttacgtattggtgacaatgattcctaacaacataacctaaatctaaaacctaaaaaccggtcgtctgattggcactgccgattgcgctatctatcagcaaaagttgtaacaattatatcagctgagcagctaccaaaaatggctgactccagatcacgcggttcagatttgaattgcagatcaaaaatatttgttggctggtattttgaatagaataaagtattttaaaaattgtataaatttttattgtctactaatattaagaatataataattatcatacaaacatatatttcacgagttaatcaaatttctggttgtggtattgaattcagttgacacaatgacagacacctctattatgctttctcatctgagcttagaccttctaacctattacaatgtaagtttcaaaatagagatgcttcccatgttatttaaatggagtcactttttctccctagggagtttttctgttttttacttccgagagcgaaaaagtgacactttagtattaggtttcagggagtaaagtaagtactttagacagtaggtggaggaaaaatcatttttgcccttcccactaatgttttatggcgtttttaaaagttcacgttattctgtgtcaccctaACTCTCTATTGCTGTTATATTCATTCTATTGCGAGGTCCAACATGTTCAGCACGTACTACCTGAACTATTATTTGCGATTGTAAAAGCTACTGATggatttatattgtaatatttgtcAAATTAGCTCGAGGCTAATTTAATGGTTCTTTTTTTGAATCTCATGCTGAATCCAAATTTATTTCTACACCCTGCAGCTCCTGCTCTATTGGAAATCAATTAGATGCAACGAtatctagtgaggtccacgttataatggcagtgttcgattagcaatgctagtgctatccttgtctatcattcaacaaagtatattgccctatctctttctcgcattgctctgttgccagatcctcttttaacaatgtagaattagtaattaattgataaaatatttcatcttgattattgaaattcattaaatataatttcttgctcaataaaatataattgattttaaacgagaatgaacagctaatatttaaaaaataaacctgtatcagctaccgtctatagaaggcattgacaagacagaggttcggcaacgtttttctcctatctttcttcactgctattataacgtggatctcactctagtttcattcatcaacaaaaataattgtaacTGGAATAGATGGATGACATCGGTGGATGACAGATGTTTATGGACCGAATGTATATAGAATATCTGTGATCCTCACCTTCAAGGTCATCAGtcattataatcaataaatgcCATATAATCAATCGATTTAACAAATACCCAGTCTTGTGCTGTATTCagttcatatttttttcattcgaacagaattcaataatatttttctgttcaacagttcaaatcaaataaaattaaattctcttcCGCCACTGTAAGTGACTAGATTCAATTAGATCATcagctgttcttagtgagaatttgtgtgtatttttggcttcaaaattcataaagtagcttaattaatacaatgtgcagtgattattgggtgtaatatttaactataacttggtgttttttatttttctaaatttaaaatttgcatctcatatttatttttggacgaaagttgggcttgaacttcttacagaagaaacatagcctgttttttggacatgtaatcaaaatttgggaatggaatagttttgggccaagcctgttgttccttcccaatcatatttattgtatccacgtataaataaataagtaaataaataaaactgtcAGAATTTATTGTGAACAACATCAATGCCTCTAAAATTCAACCAATGATATCAATTCAGATTATCAAGTGATAacttattatcatttaattatcattcaatagCTTTATCATAGAAGTATCATGCAATCTATCATTCGACGGAGCAAATAGCGGTAGCTTTTTCTAACTCGTTTTGACAATGTAAAAATGAAACTGATTAACACAATATTTAATACCAATTTTgagaatgtattatttaatcattgaaaatatattttcttgactaataaaatataattgagcaTTTcgaacaagaattaacagttaatattacatcagatcaCAGAATTACAAGGAGTTTTCTCtgaacaagaattaacagttaatattaaactTACATCAGATCAcagaattataggagttttctttGATCAGATGTAACTATGTAAGTGGCAAGGTTGAGAGTCGGCAACGCCGTTCTTCTATATTTTCCCACATAACGTTTCCCTCACTGCAAGGCATAAGTTGACGTCATTCCgtattcaacaaaaataatcatGAAACAGTGCCATGATTCAAAAGCATGATCATGAACTAGAAGTGAAATGTATCATGAAATATGCTTTGAACCACGGTACctatatagaagaagaattttCTAAATACCGTGCTTTCAACTTCTTCTCTATATTATGTTAGAACTTCTTCTCTATATTATGTTAGAACTTCTCTATATTATGTTAGAACTTCTTCTCTATATTATGTTAGATAGATGGcacgttggagtaagtgataatgCGCCGGTCtgataatcaagagaacccgagtacGAATCTCGACCAGGAcgaaagtttttgaccacagcactatcacatagatacggccaccccgtctttcggaggagacgataagccgtcggtcccgactacctaaaaaacaagtcgtcatctctcataatcatccctctcactcattacccacgcacaagacTAAGActttatgtgggcatcaccctcagtattatttttattaataataataataataataataaataagagtTCTAAATAGATTCTCACGACGTATGTGATAAatataagatattattattttatgattactCTAATTTGAAAACTGTCATATTATATCAAgtgagaaaattttgaaacccaCGCACAAgactaagagcttatgtgggcatcatcctcagtattattattattattatcctttagTGAGACTCACGTTACATAGTCAGCTATTGATGAACATTGGATAGCCATCGTATCATTTTCACTTTCGTGTTTTAAATTGACATGTTAAACCGTCgttcccggctgcctaaaaacagTTGTtgagtcatgtcagaggccctgaaattgatcagttgcgacctgaaaactctgacaccagatctcagccagccaggtcactcgatattattattattattctctttttcaCTATATTATGTTAGAACTTCTTCTCTATATTATGTTAGAACTTCTCTATATTATGTTAGAACTTCTTCTCTATATTATGTTAGATAGATGGcacgttggagtaagtgataatgCGCCGGTCtgataatcaagagaacccgagtacGAATCTCGACCAGGAcgaaagtttttgaccacagcactatcacatagatacggccacccccgtctttcggaggagacgataagccgtcggtcccgactacctgaAAAAactagtcgtcatctctcataatcatccctctcactcattacccacgcacaagacTAAGActttatgtgggcatcaccctcagtattatttttattaataataataataataataataaataagagtTCTAAATAGATTCTCACGACGTATGTGATAAatataagatattattattttatgattactCTAATTTGAAAACTGTCATATTATATCAAgtgagaaaattttgaaacccaCGCACAAgactaagagcttatgtgggcatcatcctcagtattattattattatattattattattattatcctttagTGAGACTCACGTTACATAGTCAGCTATATATTGATGAACATTGGATAGCCATCGTATCATTTTCACTTTCGTGTTTTAAATTGACATGTTAAACCGTCgttcccggctgcctaaaaacagTTGTtgagtcatgtcagaggccctgaaattgatcagttgcgacctgaaaactctgacaccagatctcagccagccaggtcactcgatattattattattattctctttttcaCGCAGTTGCGGATAGCTTATGCGAAGAGGGGCAAAATTTATGCAACCTCTtggcattattttctattattgatgGAGTATTTTACCAAATATGTTGGAGCGTTTGGCGTACTATGCGAGCTGTATCAAGAAGAACAGACTTCTGCATTTTCCCTACCAGAGTTTCTGAGACATCAATAGCCTTACAGCTCTCCACTGTTGAATTAAGAACCAGACCATTCACAGATATTACGATTGGGATTATTCTAACATTATTGAGCCCATACATATCTTTGAGCTCAAATGCTAGCTCTTGATACTTCCTCAATTTCTCACCTCttgttctttgacaattttcatCTGCTGGTATGGCTACATCAAttatcaaggcttctttttgattattattattattattattattgactttGTAATGTTAAATTCACTATAGTGTATAGTTCAGCTACTAATCTACCATAGCCCACtgtatagtggggtccacgttataatggcaatggagaaagataggaggacagcGTTGCCGAGACTCGCTcggccttgccactgccttctatataggATACCTAATACCGGTATATCAACTTTTCAGTCttgttaaaatattcaattattataattcattcgTCAagtaagtttattattattaatgatacaTTTTCAGGATTAAGAGTGAATAATATGTCAATTAATTATGTTTCTACATACTCagaaaacgatttggcaacgttgcaaagATAAGataggatagcgctatctgctttgtcgaatgatagacaaggaaagcaacacaaattttaatcaaatactctc
This genomic interval carries:
- the LOC120353293 gene encoding ring-infected erythrocyte surface antigen-like, with protein sequence MMIIQRAAFLVSMLSCVSVISIELKENSTGNLRGNSTGNVGENWENNVGESVSDRGGKSVGNQNDRGGRFVENQKFDHVGENEQNVIENSTVRVIEDYLNQLGGKVGNSAVKNVAEDQLEHVGKNMGNNITTNLVEHAKLYYVKQNVGNKVENYTKHVGKNVGNNITTNPVEHEELYNMEQNVGNKVENYMEHELEHVEKNVGENITTNPVEHEELYNMEQNVGNKVENYMKHVGKNVGNNITTNLVEHMELYNVKLNFGNKVENYMDQVGRNVGNNITTNPVKHVELDNVEQNVGNKDKNSMEHVGSGWLDHVGNNKKNMEHVGKDDRENTENKPTSSTKQVRLKQLDSVEENYTNSVELVRVKRGPAHHVETKVSNPVKVEKISEGKNEGNSTDQKNC